A window of bacterium genomic DNA:
CGCGAGGACGCGCCCATCCGCTCTCCCGCCGACCTGCCGCCGCGCGCCCGCGTCGCCACCTCCTTCCCGCGCCTGGCCGGCCGTTTCTTCCGCGAGCAGGGCATCGATGTGGACCTCGTGCCTGTCTCCGGCGCGGCCGAGATCGCGCCGCACCTCGGCGTCGCGGAAGCGATCGTGGACCTCGTCTCGACCGGCTCGACGCTCAAGGTCAACGGCCTGCGCGAGGTGGCGACCATCCTCGAGTCCACCGCGCTGCTCGTCACGCGGCCCGGCCTGCTCGACGACCCGGAGCGAGGGCGCCGGCTGCGTGAGCTGGCCGCTGCGCTCGAGTCCGTGATCCGCGCGGAGGACAAGCGCTACCTCATGGCCAACGTGCCGCGCCGCGCGCTCGCGGAGATCAAACGCGTCCTGCCCGGGCTGTCCGGCCCCACCATCGTGGACGTGCTGGACTCGGGTGAGTTCGTCGCCGCGCATGCGGTCGTGGACCGCCGCGACGTCTACCGCACCATCGCGGAGCTCAAGGAGCTCGGCGCGGAGGGCATCCTGGTCACCCGCATCGAGAGGTTGATGCCGTGATCGCGCTGCGCCGTTCGCTCCGGGAACTGAGCAAGGCCGACGAGGCGCGCCTCTTCGTCCGCGGCCGCGACGCCGACCCCGAGGTCGCGCGCGCCGTCGCGGCGATCATCGCGGACGTGCGCGCCCGCGGCGACGACGCGCTCCGCGACCTCGCCCGTCGGTTCGACCGCGTCGAGCTCGGCGCGCTCGAGGTCCCGCGCGAAGCGTGTGACGCCGCGCTCGACGCGCTCGACGGCGATGTTCGCGCCGCGCTCGAGCAGGCCGCCGCCGCCATCGCCGCGTTCCACCGCGCGCAGCTCCCGCCGCCGCTCGAGATCGAACTCCGGCCGGGTGTGCGTCTCGGCCGCCGGGTCGAGCCGCTCCGCCGCGCCGGCGTGTACGCGCCCGGCGGCCGCGCGGCCTACCCGAGCAGCGTGCTCATGGGCGTCGTTCCCGCGAAGGTGGCAGGTGTGGACGAGGTGGTCGTCTGCTCGCCGCCGGGGCCGGATGGGCTGCCGCACCCGGCCGTGCTCGCCGCCTGCGCGCTGGCTGGCGCGGACCGCGTGTTCGCCCTCGGCGGCGCCGGCGCCATCGCCGCGCTCGCCTACGGCACCGCGTCCGTGCCGCGGGTGGACCGCATCGTCGGCCCTGGCAACGCGTACGTGAACGAGGCCAAACGGCAGGTCGCCGGCACGGTCGGCATTGATTCACCCGCAGGGCCGTCCGAGCTGTTGGTCGTGGCCGACGAATCCGCGGATCCGGAAATCATCGCCTTCGAGCTGCTCGCGCAGGCGGAGCACGACCCGGATGCAGCCGTCGCCGTCGTCGCCACGGACGAGGCCGTGCTGGACGCGACGGCCGCCGCGCTCGAGCGCATGCTGCCCGAGCAGCCGCGGCGCGAGATCATTGCCGCCGCGCTCGCCACGAACGGCGCGCTGCTCTTCGCCGACTCGCTCGAGGAGGCGATCGCGTTCGTCGAGCGCTACGCACCCGAGCATCTGCTCCTGCTCGTGCGAGAGCCGCGCGCCGCCCTCGAACGCGTGCGCGCCGCCGGCACCGTGTTCCTCGGGCCGTACAGCTCGGTGGCGTTCGGCGACTACATCACCGGCGCCAACCACGTGCTCCCCACCGGCGGCCTTGCCCGTGCGTTCTCGGGACTCTCGGTGATGGACTTCCTGCGCTCGTTCACCGTACAGGAGCTCACGGCCGACGCCGCGGCCGCGCTCGCCCGGCCGACGGCGACGCTCGCGGCGGCCGAGGGCTTGCCTGCGCACGGACGCGCCGCCCTGGCGCGCGCAGGGAGCACGGGGGGCGGCGACGCCGCCCACGGCGCCCCGAACGCCGCGCCCCGCGGGTCTTCCGACGTTCCCCCGCCTGGGCCGCATCCGGGTCGGGAGCGGGCTCCCGGGTGGCAGGGCGCATGGGAAGGGCCTCCCCCACCCGAGCGGCTGGGCCGCGCCGGGATGACGCCGCCGCCTGCGCCCGCAGTCCGGGGCACCGGCCTCTCTCCGGCCCCGTTCAGACTCCGCGCCGCCTACGCGGACATCGGGCTCTACGACCCGGAGCGGGTGCCGGTCGAGGTCGACCTCAGCGACAACACCAACCTCTTCGGCGCGCCGCCCGCCGCCGCCCGCACGCTCGCGGCGCTGCGCGCCGAGAACATCACGCGCTACCCGCCCGTGTTCGCGGATGAGCTGAAGGCGGTGCTCGCGCGCATGCACGGCGTCGCCCCGGAGAACATCACCACGGGCTGCGGCTCCGACGACGTGATCGACTCCGCGCTGCGCGCCTTCTGCGACCCGGGCGACGCTGTCGCCTACGCCGACCCGACGTTCGGCATGGTCTCGCTGTTCGCACGCATGAACGCCGCGCGCCCCGTAGCCGTGCCGCTCGAACCCGACTTCTCCCTCGACACCGACGCCCTCATCGCCGCGCGCGCCCGCGTGACCTACATCTGCCGCCCCAACAACCCGACCGGCACGGTCGTGGACGCCGCCGCCGTGCTGCGGGTGGCGGAGCGGAGCGGCGGCATCGTGCTGCTGGATGAGGCGTACGCGGACTTCATGGACGAGCCGCCGCCGGACTGGCTCGCGGTGTCAGACCGCATCCTTGTGCTGCGCACGCTCTCCAAGGCGTACGGGCTCGCGGGGCTGCGCGTCGGGTACGCCGTCGGGCCCGCATCGCTGATCCGCGAGATCGAGAAGTCCCGCGGGCCGTACAAGGTCACCGCGACGGCGCACGCCGCTGCGCTGGCGGCGCTCACGGAGGACGAGCCCTGGGTGCGCGACGTCGTGCGGCAGGTCCGCGAGAACCGGGAGCGGCTCGCCGCCGAGCTGGGCGCGCTGGGCCTGCGCGTGTGGCCGTCGCAGACCAACTTCCTGCTGGTGCAAGCGCCGCCGCTTTCCGGCGCCGGCGGGAACGGCGAGTCCAACCCGGCCCGTCGGCTCGGCGCAGAGCTGCGCGGGCGGGGCGTCGCGGTGCGCGTGTTCCCCGGCCTGCCGCATGCGGGCGACTGCATCCGCGTCAGCATCGGGCCGTGGCCGCTGATGCAGCGCTTCCTGGACGCGCTACGGGAGGTGCTCGCATGACGCGCGCACCGAGCATCGCGCTCTTCGACTACGGCGCCGGCAATCTGCACTCGCTGCTGAAGGCGCTCGAGGCGGCGGGCGCCCGGGTGCGCGTCGAGCCGGACCCGCTGCGTGCGCTGGACGCGGACGCACTCGTGCTCCCCGGCGTCGGCGCGTTCGGCGCCGCGGCCGAGCGCCTGGCGCCGGGGTTGGACGCGGTGCGCCGCGCGCTCGAGGGCGGCCTGCCCTGCCTGGGCGTTTGTCTCGGCATGCACCTGCTGTTCGAGGCGAGCGACGAGGGCGCCGGCCGCGGCATCGGTCTCCTGTCGGGCCGGGTGCGGCGGCTGCGCGCTCAGCGTGTTCCGCACATGGGGTGGAACGCCGTCCACCCTGCTTCCACCCAGCCGCCGGGCGGGGGCGCCACGGCCCCCATGCCCCGCCGCCCGGGCGAGGGCGAGGGAAACGGGGGTGGAACGGCGGGCGGGGGAGAGGGGCGCGGTGTTCGCTGCCTCGACCCACTGTTCGCCGGCTTGGATGACCTGGTCGCCTACTACGCGAACAGTTTCGTCGTCGAGCCGGCGGACCCGGCCGTGGTGATCGCGTGGACGGCGTACGAGGACGAGCGCTTCCCCGCGGCCGTGCGTCGCGGGCGGACGTGGGGCGTGCAGTTCCACCCGGAGAAGAGCGGCGCGCAGGGGCTGCGGCTGATCCGCAACTTCATCGCGGAGGTCACCCGATGATCGCGCTACCGGCGGTGGACCTGAAGGACGGCGCGGTGGTACAGCTCGTGGGTGGGCGGCCCACCGACGAGCGCGTGCGGCTGCCGGACCCGGTGGCCGTCGCACGGCAGTGGGTGGACGCCGGCTTCCGCGCACTCCACGTGGTGGACCTGGACGCCGCGCTGGGCACGGGCTCGAACCGCGCCGCAGTCGAGGCGATCATCGCCGCCGTGGACGTGCCCGTGCAGGTGGGCGGCGGCGTGCGTGATGACCAGATCGCCGACGCACTGCTCGCCGCAGGCGTCGCGCGCATCATCGCCGGAACCCGCGCGGTGGAAGACGCGGCGTGGATCGAGGCGCTCGCCGGGCGGCACCCGGGCCGCGTGATCGTCGCCGCGGACGTGCGCGGCGACGTCGTCGTCACACGCGGCTGGACCGCGGGCGCGGGCATCACCGTGGAGGCCCTGCTCCGCCGGCTCGAGCCGCTGCCGCTGGCCGGCCTGCTGGTCACGGACGTCGGCCGCGAGGGGCGCATGGCGGGCGTCGACGTCGCGCGCTTCGAGGCGCTCGCGGCCGCGACGCGGCATCCCGTGATCGCCGCCGGCGGCATCGCCGGGATGGACGACCTGCGCGCCCTCGCCTCACGCGGCGTCGCCGGCGCCGTCCTCGGCATGGCGCTCTACACCGGTGCGGTGGACGCGCGAACCGCCGCGCGCGAGTTTCCTGGACCCGACCTGACGAGAGGGATCGCATCGTGAGCACCGTCGTTCGCGAGACGCGCGAGACGCGCGTGCGCGTCAACCTGGGGCTGGATCCACTGAAGCCCGCGCCATCCCGGCCGGGGGCCAGGCCGGACGTCGTGCGCGGCACGTACGCCGCTCCCGCGATCCGCACGGGAGACCGCTTCCTCGACCACATGCTGCACACGCTCGCGCGCTACGCGAACCTCGCGCTCGACGTGGAGGCGACCGGCGACCTGCGCCACCACCTCATCGAGGACGTGGCCATCACCATCGGCCTCGCGCTGCGGGACGAGATCCCGGCCACCTGCCAGCGCTACGGCGAGGCGACGATCCCCATGGACGACGCGCTGGTGCACGCCGCGCTGGATGCCGGCGGCCGGCCGTACTACCGGGGGCCGCTCCCCGTCCGGCTCTACGACCACTTCTTCCGCTCGCTCACGGACAACGCGGGGATCACGCTCCACCTGCGCGTGCTGCGCGGGAGAGACCGTCACCACATCGTGGAGGCCGCGTTCAAGGCGTTCGGCCTCGCACTGCGCCAGTCGCTGGCGCCGGGAGATGCGGTGTTCAGCACCAAGGGCGCGATCCGCCTGGAACGATCGCCTGGCCACCGCGCGAACCCGGACATCACCGCGGCGGGGCCATCCACGACGTCCCACGTCGCCGCCATCGGCCGCGCGACGACACCGCGGGCGGGTGGCGAACCGACCCTGGAGGCGTGATGCTCCGCAAGCGCGTCATCGTGTGCCTGGACGTGCGGGACGGGCGCGTTGTGAAGGGCACCCGGTTCGTGGACCTGCGCGACATGGGCGACCCCGTCGAGCTGGCCGTACGCTACGAGGCCGAGGGGGCGGACGAGATCGTGTTCCTCGACATCTCCGCATCCGTCGAGGGTCGCGCCACTCTGCTCGACGTCGTGCGCCGCACCGCGGAGCGGCTGTCCATTCCCCTCACCGTCGGCGGCGGCATCGGCAGTGTGGACGACATCGCCCGCGTCCTCCGCGCCGGGGCCGACAAGGTCAGCATCAACACCGCCGCCGTCCGCCGCCCCGAGCTGCTCACCGAAGCCGCCGAGCGGTTCGGCAGCCAGTGTGTGGTGGCGAGCATCGATGCCGCCCGCTCCGCGGACGGGACCTTCACCGTCTTCACCCACGGCGGCCGCACCGCCACCTCCCTCGAGGCCGTCGCCTGGGCCCGCGAATGCGCCGAGCGCGGCGCTGGCGAGATCCTGCTCACCAGCATCGACGAGGATGGCCGCCGCAGCGGCTACGACCTCGAGCTCACCGGCGCCGTCGCCGGCACCGTTTCCGTGCCTGTCATCGCCAGTGGGGGCGCCGGAGCGCCGGAGCACTTCCGCGATGCGTTCCTCGCCGGCGCGGACGCCGCGCTCGCCGCCGGCATCTTCCACGACGGCACCACCACCGTGCGTGACGTCAAGCGCTTCCTCGCCGCCGCCGGCGTGCCGGTGCGGCTGACCCAAGGAGACGCCTGAACCATGGCCCGGGAAACACTCCGCGACCTGCTCGAGTTCGCCGTGGACATCGCCTGGCGTGCCGGCCGGCTCACGCTCGCCCACTTCCAGACCGGCATCGCCGTCGAGACGAAGGCCGACGCTTCGCCCGTCACGCTCGCGGACCGCGAGGCGGAGCGCGCGCTCCGCTCCGCCATCGAGGCCCGCTTTCCGGACGACGGCATCCTGGGCGAGGAGTTCGGCGAGCTGCGCGCCGGCGCGATGCGTCGCTGGATCATCGACCCGATCGACGGCACGCGCTCGTTCATCCACGGCGTGCCGCTGTACGGCGTGCTCGTCGCGCTCGAGGACGCGGGCGAGCCGGTGCTGGGCGTCGCCCATTTCCCCGCGCTGGACGAGACCGTCTTCGCCGCCCGGGGCGAGGGCTGCTGGTGGAACGGTCGGCGCGCGGGGGTGTCGGCGACCGCGCGGCTCCAGGACGCGCTGGTCATGACTTCGGACGGCAAGCCGTTCGCCGACCCCGCCCGCAACGAGGCATGGGACCGGCTGCGCGCGGCCGCGGGCGCCGTACGGACCTGGGGCGACGCGTACGGCTACGCCCTCGTCGCGACGGGCCGCGCCGACGTGATGCTGGATCCAGTGCTCTCCCCCTGGGATGCCGCGGCGCTCGTGCCGATCATCGAAGAGGCGGGTGGCGTCTTCACGGACCTGGACGGCCGGCGCACGCACCTGGGCGGCCACGGGGTCGCCACCAACGCTGCGCTCGCGCAGGCCGTGCGCGACGTGCTCGGCGCGAACGCGTACGAACGCGCTTGAGCGCGTCGCCGGTCGGGACACGGGCTTCGTAGATCCGGAGGAGGAGCGGAC
This region includes:
- the hisN gene encoding histidinol-phosphatase, producing the protein MARETLRDLLEFAVDIAWRAGRLTLAHFQTGIAVETKADASPVTLADREAERALRSAIEARFPDDGILGEEFGELRAGAMRRWIIDPIDGTRSFIHGVPLYGVLVALEDAGEPVLGVAHFPALDETVFAARGEGCWWNGRRAGVSATARLQDALVMTSDGKPFADPARNEAWDRLRAAAGAVRTWGDAYGYALVATGRADVMLDPVLSPWDAAALVPIIEEAGGVFTDLDGRRTHLGGHGVATNAALAQAVRDVLGANAYERA
- a CDS encoding imidazole glycerol phosphate synthase subunit HisF, coding for MLRKRVIVCLDVRDGRVVKGTRFVDLRDMGDPVELAVRYEAEGADEIVFLDISASVEGRATLLDVVRRTAERLSIPLTVGGGIGSVDDIARVLRAGADKVSINTAAVRRPELLTEAAERFGSQCVVASIDAARSADGTFTVFTHGGRTATSLEAVAWARECAERGAGEILLTSIDEDGRRSGYDLELTGAVAGTVSVPVIASGGAGAPEHFRDAFLAGADAALAAGIFHDGTTTVRDVKRFLAAAGVPVRLTQGDA
- the hisD gene encoding histidinol dehydrogenase, producing the protein MIALRRSLRELSKADEARLFVRGRDADPEVARAVAAIIADVRARGDDALRDLARRFDRVELGALEVPREACDAALDALDGDVRAALEQAAAAIAAFHRAQLPPPLEIELRPGVRLGRRVEPLRRAGVYAPGGRAAYPSSVLMGVVPAKVAGVDEVVVCSPPGPDGLPHPAVLAACALAGADRVFALGGAGAIAALAYGTASVPRVDRIVGPGNAYVNEAKRQVAGTVGIDSPAGPSELLVVADESADPEIIAFELLAQAEHDPDAAVAVVATDEAVLDATAAALERMLPEQPRREIIAAALATNGALLFADSLEEAIAFVERYAPEHLLLLVREPRAALERVRAAGTVFLGPYSSVAFGDYITGANHVLPTGGLARAFSGLSVMDFLRSFTVQELTADAAAALARPTATLAAAEGLPAHGRAALARAGSTGGGDAAHGAPNAAPRGSSDVPPPGPHPGRERAPGWQGAWEGPPPPERLGRAGMTPPPAPAVRGTGLSPAPFRLRAAYADIGLYDPERVPVEVDLSDNTNLFGAPPAAARTLAALRAENITRYPPVFADELKAVLARMHGVAPENITTGCGSDDVIDSALRAFCDPGDAVAYADPTFGMVSLFARMNAARPVAVPLEPDFSLDTDALIAARARVTYICRPNNPTGTVVDAAAVLRVAERSGGIVLLDEAYADFMDEPPPDWLAVSDRILVLRTLSKAYGLAGLRVGYAVGPASLIREIEKSRGPYKVTATAHAAALAALTEDEPWVRDVVRQVRENRERLAAELGALGLRVWPSQTNFLLVQAPPLSGAGGNGESNPARRLGAELRGRGVAVRVFPGLPHAGDCIRVSIGPWPLMQRFLDALREVLA
- a CDS encoding ATP phosphoribosyltransferase, which encodes MIRIALPNKGRLADGARELLERAGLEFETRGERALLASLGGEFLALFVRAQDIPEFVADGAADVGITGRDLVEESGRPLEVLLDLQFGRCRLALAVREDAPIRSPADLPPRARVATSFPRLAGRFFREQGIDVDLVPVSGAAEIAPHLGVAEAIVDLVSTGSTLKVNGLREVATILESTALLVTRPGLLDDPERGRRLRELAAALESVIRAEDKRYLMANVPRRALAEIKRVLPGLSGPTIVDVLDSGEFVAAHAVVDRRDVYRTIAELKELGAEGILVTRIERLMP
- a CDS encoding imidazoleglycerol-phosphate dehydratase, which codes for MSTVVRETRETRVRVNLGLDPLKPAPSRPGARPDVVRGTYAAPAIRTGDRFLDHMLHTLARYANLALDVEATGDLRHHLIEDVAITIGLALRDEIPATCQRYGEATIPMDDALVHAALDAGGRPYYRGPLPVRLYDHFFRSLTDNAGITLHLRVLRGRDRHHIVEAAFKAFGLALRQSLAPGDAVFSTKGAIRLERSPGHRANPDITAAGPSTTSHVAAIGRATTPRAGGEPTLEA
- a CDS encoding 1-(5-phosphoribosyl)-5-((5-phosphoribosylamino)methylideneamino)imidazole-4-carboxamide isomerase, with amino-acid sequence MIALPAVDLKDGAVVQLVGGRPTDERVRLPDPVAVARQWVDAGFRALHVVDLDAALGTGSNRAAVEAIIAAVDVPVQVGGGVRDDQIADALLAAGVARIIAGTRAVEDAAWIEALAGRHPGRVIVAADVRGDVVVTRGWTAGAGITVEALLRRLEPLPLAGLLVTDVGREGRMAGVDVARFEALAAATRHPVIAAGGIAGMDDLRALASRGVAGAVLGMALYTGAVDARTAAREFPGPDLTRGIAS
- the hisH gene encoding imidazole glycerol phosphate synthase subunit HisH; this encodes MTRAPSIALFDYGAGNLHSLLKALEAAGARVRVEPDPLRALDADALVLPGVGAFGAAAERLAPGLDAVRRALEGGLPCLGVCLGMHLLFEASDEGAGRGIGLLSGRVRRLRAQRVPHMGWNAVHPASTQPPGGGATAPMPRRPGEGEGNGGGTAGGGEGRGVRCLDPLFAGLDDLVAYYANSFVVEPADPAVVIAWTAYEDERFPAAVRRGRTWGVQFHPEKSGAQGLRLIRNFIAEVTR